The following coding sequences lie in one Lolium perenne isolate Kyuss_39 chromosome 2, Kyuss_2.0, whole genome shotgun sequence genomic window:
- the LOC127329711 gene encoding uncharacterized protein, with the protein MAKPHTVVLLLVYMIMFSYNVLEGGAYPDQVAFSRKELKPEHNKLSIGGMSPSLGVQVSGATNAEGLSKDAEIANVKTSTTSTTTDTHRDVPVDLYRTIIFHGHQLNKP; encoded by the coding sequence ATGGCGAAGCCGCACACCGTTGTCCTACTGCTTGTATATATGATTATGTTCTCCTACAATGTTCTGGAGGGTGGTGCATACCCGGACCAAGTGGCATTCTCTCGCAAAGAGCTGAAGCCAGAACACAACAAGCTGTCCATTGGTGGAATGAGTCCATCGCTTGGTGTGCAGGTATCTGGTGCGACCAATGCAGAAGGTTTGAGCAAGGATGCTGAAATAGCAAATGTTAAAACTAGCACTACCAGTACTACCACGGACACCCACCGTGACGTTCCCGTGGATCTGTATCGTACTATCATCTTCCACGGCCACCAGCTCAACAAACCGTAA
- the LOC127331076 gene encoding defensin Tk-AMP-D6.1, whose product MESSHKFLPSVVIILLLVVATEVAPTNAERECEVQSGEFTGLCLIHDNCAAVCVTEGFTSGRCSGWNRKCMCTKSC is encoded by the exons ATGGAGTCATCACACAAGTTTTTACCATCCGTTGTCATCATCTTACTGCTCGTTGTCGCTACCG AGGTGGCGCCAACAAATGCGGAGAGAGAGTGTGAGGTTCAAAGTGGAGAGTTCACAGGGCTATGCTTGATCCATGACAATTGCGCCGCTGTGTGCGTTACTGAGGGATTCACAAGCGGCAGGTGCTCCGGCTGGAATAGAAAGTGCATGTGCACTAAATCATGCTAG